Genomic window (Danio rerio strain Tuebingen ecotype United States chromosome 24, GRCz12tu, whole genome shotgun sequence):
CACCCCCAGTTCCAGAAGCTTCTTCTCTGTAAGTGCTTGCAGCTCTCCGTTCATCTGTGAAATCGTGGAGTCATTGAATAAAACTGGAATGTGGACCGGAGCTGGTGTACCACTGGAGGGCCAAACGCTGTCATCAGAGCCTGCAGGAGATGCACCTTGCTGGCCATCGGTATGTCCTGATCCTGGGGTCTGTCCTTGATGGATTTGGCTTTGAATCCCACTGCTGGTACCTTGTGAACTCTGTCCATCTCGATCTGATTGATTTGTTCCATCCTTACCTTGATCTGAGCCACCAAACTCAGAGGAGAACCTCATGTAGTGGGCTGGGATTACAAGAGTTGGTACCATAGTACGATACATGTTCTCCTTCATCTGATCTAATGAGCTGCAGAATATAATCTGACCTGGTTGTGTGTTGAGTGATGTTGGACGAGCGAGATGATCTGGCCCTTGCAAAACCTGTGAATACTCTGGAGGCTTGTCAACAAGTGGTGGGGAAGGCGGGTCGGATGTGTAGCCTCGGTTATCATTGACAACATGTCTGCGGCGATAGTCTTGATCCTTGTCGTCAGAACTGTAGTTGCGGCCGTAGTTTTCATGTAGAAGATTGCTATCCAGATTGCTTGTATCTGTAGATTGATGCACCTTCATGGGGAAACTCTCGGGATTTCTTTGGGCTCCTTTGGATTGCTTGTTCTTTGAGGAATGGCGTAGCTTATGGGCAGGAATGTGCCGGGTAAACTCATCTCGGGCACTTTTGAAGGCATGGGATGGGGATCCCTCGGATTTATTGGCGTCCAAGTTGCCATTGGAGGCAGCAGATTCAACATGGCCTCCGCAGATGAGGTTCAAGTGGGACGTGGAGGTGCCTTGGTCCTTCCTGGATCCATTCAAAGCAGATGGAACTTGAACCTGTTTCTGCTGCCGTCGGGGCTTCAGACACCTTCGTCTGGAAAACAGATGCTGACATTTAGCAAATCTTCAAAAGATATCTTACGATCAATCAGGCTCATTGGGAAAACATTGCTTAAGGTGACATTTGGTATGTTGGTGTTGTTTTGCTAGTTATAATGTACAGTGAGTGGAATGAAATCTACACCCCGCTCTAAATATTACCAATAGTTTAAGGAAAAGCAaaagagattggtgacccctggtttagaccaatggtcaccaaacttgttcctggagggccagtgtccttcagattttagctccaaccctaatcaaacacacctgaacaagctaatcaagctcttactaggtatacttgaaacatccaggcaggtgtgttgaggcaagttggagctaaaccctgaagggacaccggccctccaggaccgagattggtgacccctgttttagacaAAGACTAGGCAAGCTAGTCTACAAATACACACCTGCAGTAGTAGAGTAAGACACAGAGCAAGACTAGCACAAGCAGAGCGAGAGATCCCAGGATGGACAGCAAGAAGAAGGTGTGGTAGGCCGTGATGTCCCTCAGGCCTGGGTGAGACAAACCTGAGCCTTGTGTACAAATACAAAGCAGGATCAGCATTTTTGTGCTTGAGTCAAGATGCAAATATGTGTGTTTTTGCATTTGGGTGTATCACCTGATGAAGCTCGGAAGGCAGCGATCCAGTAGCCCAGCTGGGACGCAGTGAAGTCCCATCTTAGCTGAGATCCCTCTCGAATGATAAATCCTGTTCCATTTCGAACCCAAAGTCCTGGACATCAAAGGTTATTTCCAAAATGAGGATCTAGCAATATTTAGGCTTTAATTGTCATAATGCATTACAATTTTTGATTTGTACAATTGCATAAACGACGTCTGCTACAGTACATCTTTAAATAAACATCTTCCattaccatggaagtcaatgggtagcATCAACCAGCATTCTTTTAAATAACTTCTTAATAACTTcgaacagaagaaggaaactcaatgAGTAAATGAATACAGGGATTTTATTATGCGTACTAAACCTTTAAGGTTTCTAAGGCGTGATTGTACCTGTCTTGGTGTCGTACATCCATACAGGTATGCTGCTGGCAGATCGTATGTGTGTATCAGACGGCAGAGGCACAGAGATGTGGACAGGCTCACTGACTTCAACAGCTCGGCCCTCGCGGTCAAACAACTGTGCACTGACTGCTGCTATCGTTGTCAGGTCCGTCCAGCCATTTTCTCCTCCTTAAATGATTACACCATCATGAACATTCACACATCAAGGCTCCCCTACATATATGCAATCTAAAAAGTCTCATGAGCatttattaaaggtgctgtatgtatgttttttgacttttataaagcattaaaatactgtaataagTTTCCAGATATTTGAGAAGCATGCTaggtgaacatacttgtttatctgttgTATAGAAACAACACTAaggtcagttattctgctttgaaaatgtgcgccaaaatgtctgtctttgttttggtctctataaccagcccCCTGCCAGTATTTCAGAACCCATCGCAGCAGGCACACAACTTCATAAGACATTAAaataaggttagatttaggttgtgacgtcaggtgaccaaattcattgtctagccagcatcaaaggacaacgttattttaacGCCCAAAAACGACGttaaattacgttgatatttggttgattttaggttgtgttggaaggtgaccaaaatccaacgtctgatagacgtcatagtggtaacgttcacacaaagtaaaggtgtaacatgattagatgttgatatttggttgatttaaggttggACGTTGAACATTAATGTccgcctgatgttgggttctgacgccaacgtgattttcatttccaaacaaaatccatcGCCCCCCACGATGttgaggtacaacgtcaatatgacattatGTTAACGTCCTGCGCTTGCCCTTGAAGGACAACATTGTATTTTGTTTCAGTCATAAGGTTGCATCAATGTACGCAGGTGCAGCTGTAAACGTGACAGTAGCAGGCCTCTAAAATGAGATGAAGATTCAAAGAAATTGACATAAGGTggttttaattagcaaataatacaaatatgcgacagtgattagcactgtcgcatcCCGGCTGggatagttggcatttctgtgtggagtttgcatgttctccttgtgttggcgtgggttttctccacagtccaagcacatgtgctataggtgaattgaataaactaaattagctgtagtgtatgagtgtgtgtgaatgagtgttcatgggcatttcccagtactgggttgcagctggaaaagcatcagctgtgtaaaacatatgcaggataagttggcggttcattccactgtggcaacccctgataagtaaagggactaacccgaaggaaattgaatgaatgaatgatacaaatattacaaaggtaaacattagctgagcagatAACAGTGTAAGGCCATCTGGCAACCTGCGTGTGCATCCAGTCATCATTGGGGGGGGATCAAGTGAAAAAACCCTCTCCAATATTTGGAATTTGGCCCACAATATCTAGTCAATcctacacactgcacctttaatattaaaaatgtgcaaatatcTAGAGAGACTTTAGAGACCTGTGTTGTTTGGTTCCAGAGCGAGTGGGTAAGGGAAGGAGTTGATTTCATTCTGCTCTCTTGCTGTTGTTAAAACTGCCGTCAGTTCTGTGTAGGAGGAGTTAAACTGTAGGCTCCGCCTTGGAACCTGCAGCCACGGCTGGCTCCGCCCACCTAAAGGTTTACAGAGTAACAGAAAGTAAGTGCATTCACTTACAAGAAGTATTTGAGATTAATTAGAttgaatttttaaaatgatagttcacccaaaaatgaaaattctgtcatcatttactcatcctttacttctttcaaacctttatgagtttctttcttctgtagaacacaaaggaagataattagaaaaatgctgaaaacgtgtaactattgacttcgatggtatttgtttttcctactatgaaagtcaatggttacaggtttccaacattcttcaaaatatcttcctttgtgttcaacagaagatagaatctctgatttggaaccacttgagggagattaaataatgagtacattttatttgtaggtgaactatccctttaagacttgGAACTAAATAATCTTTAGTAAAAATGTCTGTTTGCATTGTGTGTGCAAGGCTTTGGTTTTCTAAGCATGACTAAATGCCATATTCATTGCAGTTCACTTCCTTTATTCTAATATGTAGTGAAATGCAATGCGTCATTGATAATAACCATACAGTGTCTGTCTTTACGGCGCACTGAATGTCCTATCATTATCTGGGAATTAGAGCAATTAGCACATTCAGATGTCAGAAGTTTTTGTGATGGAAATATAATGTGTTTCTGCTGTTGCTATGGCGACAGCTGGAGGAACCGGAGGTGTCAGTTTGACTTAAGCTTGAGTGGGTGAAAAGGCTAAGTCATGCATATGTCAACTTCCTCATATTTCATCGCACCAACTATCTTAAAGATAAATAATCCAATATTTTTCTCTCCAGATTTTCTTGGTGATAGTAAATACGGTCCCAGATGTTTACTTACTTGGGGAGCCATGAAACACCTGGATGACATCATCATATAGGATCAGTGTGCCGGGCTTCTGGGCCATCAGGTAAAGGCTGACCGAGGCATACACTAAcacatggacagacagacagagagatttGTTGAACAGGTATATTAACaggtataaattaataaattaaaaaatatcagaataaataaataaatgatagttAATGTGACTAcagacatgtttttaaaaaaagtcaggtgAGCGgtataaaaaaagtcagatttgcaaagtataattacatttttatttcattttaactattattatactGTTTAATTGTACATATTTACTTTTAACATTGACAACATATCTAAAAATTTGATTGTGGTTGTTGAATGACTGCATTCAGTTGattaaaagtacattttctgTACTCTTTTATTACTCGTTTCCATTTTTCTCTTTTActgattttagatttttttccttCCTTATTGttgaagaacaacaacaaaaataacgaTATGTAACAATTTGTATtgtaatagtgtttttttttttgcaataaaatctttttttaacataaataatcaatgtaattttaatataattaatataattgtaatataattcatatgattttaatataattaatataattttatgaaAAACAATTATCATTGTGAAGTGTAGAGCAAATGGGGTCGCACACCAGATGCACCAATTGGCGACGCGCcgtgccacgcagcgccatgcattttaaaactctaaacatagatttctatTAGGGTGTGCACACTGAATTATTTCAGGACAAGACATAAAGTTAACATTTTAACACTTGACACAAAAGGGTTTTTGCTGTTGTGGTGGTGGTTTTTTGGTGTCCATCtaagtttaatttatcatttaaatttgtaattttattgatttataagCCTATAACATCTGACACTACCACTGAAAACTAGCCTTTGTGCTAATTTgggtacatttaaattttttaggaATGttgattaatgtacactgtccctttctgtgaaataaattgattgattgattgattgatttcaagaaaaaaaatatattcaattaaCTTCAAtccatctttatttgtatagtgcttttacaatgtagattgtgtcaaagcagcttcacatagaagattatagtgaattgaaactttGTCAGCATATATaaactaccagtcaaaagtttggggtcagttttttttttttaagaaaattattttgttcatcaaggcggtatttattcattcattttcttgtcggcttagtccctttatcaatccggggtcgccacagcggaatgaaccgccaacttatccagcacatttttacgcagcggatgcccttccagccgcaacccatctctgggaaagcggcatttattaaatgtaaaaaaaaatggttaaattgttaaatatttattaaaatgttaaataactgctttcataTTGTATGTAGTTTGAAATGAAAGGATtaatccagtcattattgcttttgttaatattacaattaataataataataataaaagtaataataatattcattcattcattttcttttcagcttagtccctttattaatcaggggtcactacagcggaatgaaccgtcaactattccagcatatgttttacgcagcggatgcccttccagctgcaacccatctctgggaaacctccacacacattcattcacacacttacactattggcgaagcagtggcacagtaggtagtgctgtcggctcacagcaagaaggtcgctggttcgagcatacaatacattttttatgattcACTGATAGAAACAATAAACGGGAagattaaacagattttttttaaacgttaTGAATAAATCATTGGAGCACTAAGACCTGAGATAAACCAACACACTTTATAAAACCCTcaaagactgaaaaaaaacaacaacattctgtCATGAAATCCTTCAGATTTTTTAGCTGTCATGTGTTCACTCACAGGGCAGACGGCTGGCGTGCCATGGCACTGAGCTGGTGAGGTAATCTCTCTGGGATGCTGTTATGATTACCCATGTTCCCGTGCGGTACGTGAAGCTGACCACCTGCACGCCGTCGCTGCCTGCACGGCTCTGCGCAAGCAGACTCTGGTTTCCATGAACAGCAAGAGCGGCGTTGGGCAAAGGTGAAAGGTCACCACCGTCAAACACCTGCACCCTCACCTGCACCTCtgacacacacagaacaaagctCATATCACCAACACTTACACACTTAATTACATTCACAGTGACACGTTAATTAGCCTGTGCTGTAATTAATCCTGACTTTAACAGATGCTGGATTCCACagatttcattcatgttgtcccagcaaaTCTTTTTTCGGCCCAACAAAAAtcctaagaattgtgttgtttcagctcatttacaATTAGTAGTTTGAGCTACTTGAGTGTTTAATTGCGTATACTATACTCTAAAAGGAAAAGTGTGTATAGTAAACCTAAATCACAAGTATCTGGCTTAAAACATACTTGCTTGAAAGTAAATGCTGTAAGAAAATGTAAAGCAAAAATaacttgtgtaaataaataaattaattaacaatctagtaaaaagacagtaaaaattcagggttccacacaatttcttcatgttgtcccaactcaaaataagttaacttaagtgttttcaaaaatttaatttaaattcactttaaatgggtgacgccaggcgttgccgaactgcactGTGTATCTGTCGGAggtgcttcagaggcgttgctcgctgcagaagttgggtctagctcaacttttcaagcgctgacggaagtgtcagccaatcagatcgctgtatgcaaatgcaTCACATAAATagcctatccgcttgttaagtgtgacgtcacgcaaagcggcttccgggtccaagcgctctattcaactgaatggggagactcatgaaatggtaataataaacgtttacaaagtgatttaatgctttcgaaaatcacgagggcagtatatatgtccatgcctaatatccgatggccagaaagtgattaattttttgtaaattgtaaaattttctgtatttgttatgcagcaagcacagagattgttgtgtacactatgactttatgtaaaattaactttaatgtttgataggaataaaacgtgatcataaacgaatgatttctccactcaaatgaatggcagcttggacccggaaacagtattacatacgtcacaaacacgtcatcacttaacaagcggattgctgactgaatttcattggccgACGCTGCtgtgacgatcgcttcagcctcaacttcagacacgccttcagtcaagcgttgatgctgaagccacgtgtgaatggggcgtaaatgTATGGGCCCTTAGAGTCGTGGAGGGGATAGGTGGGGATGTTGGAAGTTGTTGTTGATGAAAGTGAGTCGAGGGATGGGGAGTTGGTTCAGTAGGCTCCTCATAATGTCTCTGGGGCCACCCTAAATGAATGGGCCCCTAGAATCGTCCCAACTCTCCCAACCCAACCACACCCACCCCCCAGCGGCTCCCTTGTATAAAACAATtacgctttaaaaaaaaaaaaactcaagaattgtgttgattcagctaattttaaggttgtagtttgaacaaacagcaaaaacagTTTTGTGTAATTGAGTATATTATGAGTATATTGTtgagtatattatatttattattatacaagcATCTGGCTCAAAACATACTTGCTTGAAAGtaaatgctgtaaatgtaaagCAAACGTAATTCATgtaaatacactctaaaaaatattgtttagacaaaacaaaaaaaatgaatgcaacagtttgcattaatatattcaagttacgACAACATCTGACAAAATGaggttcagacaacaaactttattttgttagccaaatcttttcctcttcaatcagaggcatttttacTTAGCATAAACtccatttttttaagttgagaactcaaaaaaataagttgtttcaaatagttttttttaattaaaattgaaaacaaatccagtgttatgtgcgtaattgcattttttttaagtttagaacctcaaataaattaagtagctgtaattgtttaatttaattttatttttttggcaaatttactgttcatgcttgtatgaaatacatttcacaacagcatttttgtttttcagtaatttttttttttttataaaacaggtttttattgttttacaaaacaaaaacatgtagtgttccatattatcagtataaaaaacagcaaaaaacatcagtgtgtggaaaaatacaaaacaactccattaacgtggaaaaattgagttatcaacccaatttctttgggttgctacaagttaaatattgtttaaaagtaattgacatttttgtttacttttaaattagccgaatttttaaattgatgtaattttcaatattttcctgttttgaaaacttaataaaattattctggaaatttaaaagttttaatctaatcagcattttagaatttttaaagttacaataatgtattaaactatgtagtggtaacagacctcttgagttattttttagagtgtaattgaataaaaataataagctagaaaaaaataataacgaAGCGAAATACATATAAACATCTCTATTTCATCAGGTTTATTATATTCTAAAATGCATATAGATTTGTCTTTTAAATGACGATAATTTGGCCGACACGGTGGGGCAATGGGAAGCAcaagtgcctcacagcaagaagactcTACTGATGAAAAATTtaatcttggatggcctgagcgAGAGTAAATTCATTTTTAGTAGAACTTTCCCTTTAACCAGCACTTCAGTGAAGCGCAAACACCCCCAAGATGATGCTTAAGCACATTATTTAGGCAAAATTACCCAAGTATTACACCCCTGTGTGAATTCGAGCACAGATTTCCACGGCTCCCATAAAAACAAGAGGTATATCTGTCATATCGCATTCAACAACAGCAtgcaaaaatcataaataaacacttttgcttTTAGCCAGCCCTTTGAACATCTCAAGTCTGCCTAAATTAACAAGCACACATGAAGCTATTTTGATGTGCTACTTTTTCTGTGCATGCAATACATTCATAACATCAGGTAATGAATTTATAGAGGCCAAAAATTTAGTaatgtacatattacatattgaTTCCAATCTACAGTATTAGCCACGCAATGTGAATTGATAAGTACGGTAATTTAGCAAAATTACCCATGTGTTTTACACATCTGTGGATTCAGGCACAAATTTGCTCTGCTCTCATAAAAACACGAGGTGTATCTGTTATATCGCATCCCACAACAGCATGCAGAAGTCATAAATAAGCACTTTTATTTTTCAACACGACCCCTTTAAATCTCAAATTTGCATAACTGCAGGCACACAAAAAGCTCTTTTGATTTACGTGCATGCATTACATACATAACATCAGGTAGTTAATTTATAGTGGCCAATATTTTAGAAATGCACATATTGATTCCAGTCTATTAATCCAAAGGAATAAGTACAGTAATTAAGCTATATTACCTAAGTATTTTACACCCCTGTGGATTCGGGCACAAATTTGCTCGGCTCTCACAGCGTGTATCTGTCATATGGCATCCAACAACAGCATGCAGAAGTCATCGACAAGCACTTTTTTAATGCAGGACCCCTTTGAAACTCAAATTCGCATAACTGCAGGCACACAAAAAGCTATTTTGATTTTGGTGCATGCAATACACTCATACCATCAGGTAGTCAATTTATAGAGGCcaatattttagtattaatttaCATGCATGTATTGATTCCTATTCGCTATGCGAATGGTGAAGTACAGCAATCAGGCAAAGTATACCTAAGTATTTTACACCCCTGTGGATTCGTCCACAGATTTGCTTGACTCTCATAAAAACAACACAAGGTATAGGCCCTATATTTGTCATATCACATCCAATAATAGCAACAACAGCATGCAGAAGTCATAAATAAGCACCTTTTGTTCAACACGACCCCTTTAAATCTCTTATTCAGATAACTGCAGGCACACAAAAAGCTATTTTGATGTAAGTGCATGCAGTACATTCATAACATCAGGTAGTTAATTTATACACTGAAAaacattgagttatttatttaacccaatggttgaggtAAACATATTTAGTTCTaccaaaattttaaaaaaaaacagttgagttATGGTATGTGGTGCTTTGTtgagttatttttaacctttatttggttatttatttaataacccGAGCAGTTGGGTGTAAAATTGAGATTTTagcagtcaactgatttaactgacacaaaacagctgtattaatgtgtgtgcgtaatgttgtttttgcgttataaagtttatttaagctctaacgcaataatattgttaatttttttaaatcaaattacctCTCCATGTCATGGTTTTTATATCCGTTTACCGTCTTTTAGAACCGTTTGTATGTGGTTAAGATGTATTGTACTTAGTGGACACTGAGTGAAGCGTGCTGCAGCTGCTGGGCagtctctacagcacacagagctccatattctgctccatcaacacagGATTTTCTGCTCGCACAGTTTATAACCGTCTGTACATTGCTCTGTTTCTTTATTGTTTGTGATTCTTAATGTTAACAAAAGTGTCCggaactaaaatgtaatggaaatcaAGCATTTACAATGCTTTTGAATactgtgtgttatttatttactccGCTTCAAttgtaaaattaatagtaatacttCAATAGTATTACCAGAATCCAAGGgcgtagaattggcatggacggacgggacatgtccccaccaataaccaccaattact
Coding sequences:
- the fam171a2b gene encoding protein FAM171A2, whose amino-acid sequence is MPSFLVSRFLFFLILSVFKGTAGKSLPEREAVEVQVRVQVFDGGDLSPLPNAALAVHGNQSLLAQSRAGSDGVQVVSFTYRTGTWVIITASQRDYLTSSVPWHASRLPLYASVSLYLMAQKPGTLILYDDVIQVFHGSPSGRSQPWLQVPRRSLQFNSSYTELTAVLTTAREQNEINSFPYPLALEPNNTGGENGWTDLTTIAAVSAQLFDREGRAVEVSEPVHISVPLPSDTHIRSASSIPVWMYDTKTGLWVRNGTGFIIREGSQLRWDFTASQLGYWIAAFRASSGSGLSHPGLRDITAYHTFFLLSILGSLALLVLVLLCVLLYYCRRRCLKPRRQQKQVQVPSALNGSRKDQGTSTSHLNLICGGHVESAASNGNLDANKSEGSPSHAFKSARDEFTRHIPAHKLRHSSKNKQSKGAQRNPESFPMKVHQSTDTSNLDSNLLHENYGRNYSSDDKDQDYRRRHVVNDNRGYTSDPPSPPLVDKPPEYSQVLQGPDHLARPTSLNTQPGQIIFCSSLDQMKENMYRTMVPTLVIPAHYMRFSSEFGGSDQGKDGTNQSDRDGQSSQGTSSGIQSQIHQGQTPGSGHTDGQQGASPAGSDDSVWPSSGTPAPVHIPVLFNDSTISQMNGELQALTEKKLLELGVKQHPRAWFISLDGRANAHVRHSYIDVGADHGHSGTHSGNHSAQSTLSAPAGSSKDRSIDASLQDTQHDRKSASGRKTKEEHHGSSRKGHGGSSFGGGKHYSKPAYHDPLDLSGGVSRMGASSPLENPLTPLLDDGPEEPRGSSMPRRGRSRGNSSRSSNSETQRDSVTSPEDDNDLDDKEENKKSPWQRIEERPLMVFHPKK